The Carassius carassius chromosome 9, fCarCar2.1, whole genome shotgun sequence genome includes a region encoding these proteins:
- the tspan34b gene encoding tetraspanin 35, with the protein MGCFGFLKTMMFIFNGIIFLAGAAILGVGIWVKVDSGSVLSFLQNIQGAPGELGQVLNVGYLLIAVGAVLLILGFLGCWGAIRESRCMLLLFFIIILLVFIAEVAGAIVLLVFKPVAENLIKQLGSEAVKSIRNDYGKNPDVTGLWNTTMTTLKCCGFNNYTDFTNSFFVNDTKSYPFQCCNRVPCVEFTAFNSTIPGCFPALKKLVDDNAVIIIAVALGIAALELAAMIVSMILYCKIGSKQD; encoded by the exons ATGGGTTGCTTTGGATTTTTGAAAACCATGATGTTTATCTTCAATGGTATCATCTTC CTGGCAGGAGCAGCTATTCTGGGAGTGGGGATCTGGGTGAAGGTGGACAGTGGGTCTGTCCTGAGTTTTCTGCAGAATATACAAGGAGCCCCAGGCGAGCTGGGGCAGGTGTTAAACGTGGGATACCTCCTCATCGCTGTGGGCGCTGTGCTGCTCATCCTGGGCTTCCTGGGCTGCTGGGGAGCCATCAGAGAGAGCAGGTGTATGCTGCTGCTG TTCTTCATCATTATTCTGCTTGTGTTCATCGCTGAAGTCGCTGGAGCCATTGTGCTGCTGGTCTTTAAGCCTGTG GCTGAAAACCTGATTAAACAGTTGGGAAGCGAAGCTGTGAAAAGCATCAGAAACGATTATGGGAAAAATCCGGACGTCACTGGACTATGGAACACGACCATGACCACG CTGAAATGCTGTGGCTTCAACAACTATACGGATTTCACGAATTCTTTCTTTGTGAACGACACCAAGAGTTACCCATTCCAGTGCTGTAATAGAGTTCCATGCGTTGAGTTCACAGCTTTTAATTCG ACTATTCCAGGTTGTTTCCCGGCGTTGAAGAAGCTGGTAGATGATAATGCAGTTATCATCATAGCTGTGGCATTAGGCATCGCTGCTCTTGAG CTTGCGGCGATGATCGTCTCCATGATCCTGTACTGTAAAATAGGATCAAAACAGGATTAA